One Chryseobacterium wanjuense genomic region harbors:
- a CDS encoding prephenate dehydrogenase: MKISIIGVGLIGGSIALKLRKNGIADFIYGIDNNNDHLNEALDLKIIDAKVDLEYGIKNSDLVIIAIPVDSARKLLPDVLDLISENQTVMDAGSTKAGIVKAVKNHPKRSRFVAFHPMWGTENSGPKSAISDSFTGKAGVICNKEESAEDALQIVEKIVESLDMHLIYMNAEDHDVHTAYISHISHITSYALANTVLEKEREEETIFQLASSGFSSTVRLAKSHPEMWVPIFKQNKENVLDVLNEHIAQLRKFKAALEKENFEYLEELISNANKIRGILDK; encoded by the coding sequence ATGAAAATAAGTATTATAGGTGTAGGACTGATTGGAGGCTCGATTGCTTTAAAACTGAGAAAAAACGGAATTGCCGATTTTATCTATGGGATCGACAACAATAACGACCACCTTAATGAAGCTTTAGACTTAAAAATAATTGACGCAAAAGTAGATCTGGAATACGGAATTAAAAATTCTGACCTGGTGATTATTGCCATTCCTGTGGACTCTGCAAGAAAATTATTGCCTGATGTTTTAGATTTAATCTCTGAAAATCAAACCGTAATGGATGCAGGATCAACAAAAGCCGGAATTGTAAAAGCGGTAAAAAATCATCCAAAAAGATCTAGATTTGTAGCGTTTCACCCGATGTGGGGAACGGAAAACAGCGGTCCGAAGTCAGCCATTTCAGACAGTTTTACAGGAAAAGCCGGAGTCATCTGCAATAAGGAAGAATCTGCAGAAGATGCTTTACAAATAGTTGAAAAAATCGTTGAAAGTCTTGATATGCATTTGATTTACATGAATGCTGAAGATCATGATGTTCACACTGCTTATATTTCACACATCTCGCACATTACCTCTTACGCGCTAGCCAATACCGTTTTGGAAAAAGAGCGTGAGGAAGAAACGATTTTTCAATTGGCAAGTTCGGGTTTCTCGAGCACCGTCCGTCTCGCAAAATCTCATCCTGAAATGTGGGTTCCGATTTTTAAACAAAACAAAGAAAACGTACTCGATGTTCTGAATGAACATATCGCCCAGCTAAGAAAGTTCAAAGCTGCCCTGGAAAAAGAGAATTTTGAATATCTGGAAGAATTGATTTCTAATGCGAATAAGATTAGGGGGATTCTTGATAAGTAA
- a CDS encoding L-serine ammonia-lyase, protein MESISVFEIIKVGIGPSSSHTMGPWNAASAFIRIINRERSIAEVKEVFLEFFGSLAKTGIGHGTDIAGMLGLSGEDYKTIDTTKIDEKVEKIKNDQILNLGGEKEIPFIYGHHLVLNMQKSLDFHPNGMIFKAIFEDGTEIVQDFYSVGGGFIMSQEKKSIQKHCVRTLYPCHHASDIVKYCQKLGLNRVSDLIFINEESWRTQDETRAEALYIWQQIKECIYKGVNKEGILPGGLNVSRRAAGINRKLLGDKIYKNKDEWFQQVVDAEENFTNINKWISCFALAVNEENASFGRIITAPTNGASGVIPAVLMYSQAFTEFISDDDIVRFILVAGEIGTLFKKNATISAAMGGCQAEIGVSSAMAAAGLTEILGGSVGQVLMAAEIAMEHHLGMTCDPIKGLVQIPCIERNTMGAIKAITAANIALESDPTKARVTLDEVIQTMWETALSMNDRFKETSEGGLAIAVNVPEC, encoded by the coding sequence ATGGAATCAATATCGGTTTTTGAGATTATTAAAGTAGGAATAGGTCCGTCGAGTTCGCATACGATGGGACCATGGAATGCGGCGTCAGCATTTATCAGAATTATAAACAGAGAAAGATCTATCGCTGAGGTAAAGGAAGTTTTTCTCGAATTTTTCGGTTCTTTAGCTAAAACAGGAATCGGGCACGGAACAGATATTGCCGGAATGCTGGGGTTGAGCGGTGAAGATTATAAAACCATTGACACCACAAAAATCGATGAAAAGGTTGAAAAAATAAAAAACGATCAGATTCTTAATTTGGGTGGTGAAAAGGAAATTCCCTTTATCTACGGCCATCATTTAGTGTTAAATATGCAAAAATCACTTGATTTTCATCCGAACGGAATGATTTTTAAGGCGATTTTCGAAGACGGTACCGAGATTGTTCAGGATTTTTATTCTGTAGGTGGAGGATTTATCATGAGTCAGGAAAAAAAATCTATTCAAAAACACTGTGTCCGCACTTTATATCCTTGTCATCACGCTTCTGATATTGTGAAATATTGTCAAAAATTGGGGCTTAACAGAGTTTCGGATTTAATTTTTATTAATGAAGAAAGCTGGAGAACCCAGGACGAAACGAGAGCGGAAGCACTTTATATTTGGCAGCAGATCAAAGAATGTATTTATAAAGGCGTGAATAAAGAAGGAATTCTTCCCGGCGGATTGAATGTTTCCCGTCGTGCAGCCGGAATCAACAGAAAATTATTAGGTGATAAAATCTATAAAAATAAAGATGAATGGTTCCAGCAGGTTGTAGATGCCGAAGAAAATTTCACCAATATCAATAAATGGATTTCCTGTTTTGCATTGGCTGTAAATGAAGAAAATGCAAGCTTCGGAAGAATTATTACAGCACCTACCAACGGTGCGAGTGGCGTTATTCCGGCAGTTTTAATGTATTCTCAGGCTTTCACAGAGTTTATCAGTGATGATGATATTGTAAGATTTATTTTGGTGGCAGGTGAAATCGGAACTTTATTCAAGAAAAATGCAACTATTTCCGCTGCAATGGGTGGTTGTCAGGCAGAAATCGGAGTTTCTTCGGCGATGGCTGCAGCAGGACTTACGGAAATTCTTGGAGGTAGTGTTGGTCAGGTCTTAATGGCCGCTGAAATCGCTATGGAACATCATTTGGGAATGACATGTGACCCGATCAAAGGTCTGGTGCAAATTCCGTGTATCGAGAGAAATACGATGGGTGCTATAAAAGCCATTACAGCCGCTAATATCGCCTTAGAAAGTGACCCAACGAAAGCAAGAGTAACACTGGATGAGGTGATTCAGACCATGTGGGAAACCGCTCTTTCGATGAATGACAGGTTTAAAGAGACTTCGGAAGGTGGTTTGGCGATTGCTGTCAACGTTCCGGAATGTTAA
- a CDS encoding ammonium transporter, whose translation MTVGLKWIASFSIITLVAVGGLFWSPIVDFPNTGEFLSEDKIVGADVAWILAAAGLVLLMTPGLSFFYGGMVGKKNVISTMLQSFIALGVISILWVVVGFSLSFGDSIGFTVDGVHYGIIGNPLSYPFFSRVGVLPHKAMASTIPFILFALFQMKFAVITPALITGSFAERVRFISYLLFMVLFSIFIYTPLCHMVWHPDGLLNKYFGVKDFAGGTVVHMSAGFAALAGAIVLGNRKNPHHEPSNISYVILGTGMLWFGWFGFNAGSALSANATAATAFGTTTIASASAMMTWIFFDRINKRKISAMGACIGAVVGLVAITPACGFVSVSESLFIGFISAIVSNIMVNWKALKKIDDTLDVFACHGVGGIMGMILTAIFAHGENASLLHGGFEVFAHHIMALILVSLFAFFGSLMLYKITNSIITLRVSEESENLGLDISQHEESLC comes from the coding sequence ATGACTGTAGGCTTAAAATGGATCGCTTCATTTTCCATTATTACTCTAGTTGCTGTCGGCGGACTGTTCTGGAGTCCCATCGTGGATTTTCCGAATACAGGAGAATTCTTATCCGAAGATAAAATTGTCGGGGCAGATGTAGCCTGGATTTTGGCGGCTGCCGGTCTGGTACTTTTAATGACCCCCGGATTATCATTTTTCTACGGCGGAATGGTAGGTAAAAAGAATGTGATTTCCACTATGCTTCAGAGTTTTATCGCACTTGGCGTTATTTCTATTTTATGGGTGGTTGTTGGTTTTTCCTTATCATTTGGTGATTCTATAGGATTTACCGTCGATGGAGTGCATTACGGAATTATTGGTAATCCGCTGAGCTATCCTTTTTTCAGCAGAGTAGGAGTTTTGCCGCATAAAGCGATGGCTTCTACGATTCCGTTTATTCTTTTTGCCTTATTTCAGATGAAATTTGCCGTGATTACTCCGGCGCTGATTACGGGATCTTTTGCAGAAAGGGTTCGTTTTATTTCTTATCTGCTGTTTATGGTGCTTTTCAGCATTTTTATATATACGCCGCTTTGTCACATGGTTTGGCATCCGGATGGGCTTTTAAACAAATATTTTGGAGTTAAAGATTTTGCAGGAGGAACGGTCGTACACATGAGCGCCGGTTTTGCAGCACTGGCGGGAGCGATTGTTTTAGGAAACAGGAAAAATCCGCATCACGAACCTTCCAATATTTCTTACGTCATTTTGGGTACGGGAATGCTTTGGTTCGGCTGGTTTGGCTTCAACGCGGGTTCTGCATTAAGTGCAAATGCCACCGCTGCAACCGCATTTGGAACTACCACTATTGCATCTGCTTCAGCGATGATGACCTGGATCTTTTTTGACAGAATTAATAAAAGAAAAATTTCGGCTATGGGAGCCTGTATTGGCGCGGTAGTCGGATTGGTAGCTATTACGCCGGCATGTGGTTTTGTTTCGGTCTCGGAAAGTCTTTTTATCGGATTTATTTCGGCGATTGTTTCTAATATCATGGTCAACTGGAAAGCTTTAAAGAAAATTGATGATACTTTAGACGTCTTTGCCTGTCATGGAGTGGGTGGAATTATGGGAATGATCTTAACGGCAATTTTTGCCCACGGCGAAAACGCAAGTCTTCTTCACGGTGGGTTTGAAGTGTTTGCCCATCATATCATGGCTTTGATTTTAGTTTCGTTATTTGCGTTTTTTGGTTCATTAATGTTATATAAAATCACGAATAGTATCATCACATTGAGAGTTTCCGAAGAATCTGAGAATTTGGGATTGGATATTTCTCAGCATGAAGAGAGCTTATGCTAA
- a CDS encoding alpha/beta hydrolase family protein yields the protein MKIYVVSGLGADFKVLEKLQFPEQHEVIFIDWLIPGQNETFTQYVERMAEKIDDSEPFYLLGYSFGGIMVQEIHKLKPAQKVVILGSIKSHKEKSKLIRVGEITRIPKYLPVSLFNDKTTNVYSVVRKLFDPKNPRVLQYFRVRDPYYLKWSIEKISEWKCEETPDVIQILGDRDIVFPIKNSKPDYIIKGGTHLFPATKYKEVSKILGEVFS from the coding sequence ATGAAAATTTACGTAGTAAGCGGGCTTGGCGCAGATTTTAAAGTATTAGAAAAGCTGCAGTTTCCGGAACAGCACGAGGTTATTTTTATTGATTGGCTTATTCCCGGTCAGAATGAAACTTTTACTCAATATGTTGAAAGAATGGCCGAAAAAATAGATGATTCGGAACCGTTCTATCTGTTGGGATATTCTTTTGGCGGAATAATGGTTCAGGAAATTCACAAATTAAAGCCGGCCCAAAAAGTTGTCATTTTGGGAAGCATAAAATCACATAAAGAAAAATCTAAATTAATCCGGGTAGGAGAGATCACAAGAATTCCGAAATATCTGCCTGTAAGCTTATTTAATGATAAAACAACGAATGTCTATTCGGTTGTCAGGAAACTCTTTGATCCTAAAAATCCCAGGGTTTTACAGTATTTCAGGGTGCGCGATCCTTATTACCTGAAGTGGTCTATCGAGAAAATTTCCGAATGGAAGTGTGAGGAAACACCGGATGTCATTCAGATTTTAGGGGACAGGGATATTGTTTTTCCCATTAAGAACTCAAAACCTGATTATATCATCAAAGGGGGTACTCATCTTTTTCCTGCTACAAAATACAAAGAAGTGTCTAAAATTTTAGGGGAGGTGTTTAGTTAA
- a CDS encoding YceI family protein, with translation MKRLLLFAMMCVCMSFVFAQKKGDKVVKVTSSEIRWWGYKVVKTVPTSHSGTVKLKSGKFTFDKTVLVDGEFVIDMKSIMAGDVSSQDEDMVKLTNDLKSTNFFEVKKFPLAKFHLTKIIPLANSEFNSTVYGDITIKGVRKTITFPANVYITQFTVVIESAKFSLNRRDFKVFYQSSLKDYFIKNEMDIQFRISTEKLDNENRTPVKKK, from the coding sequence ATGAAAAGATTACTATTGTTTGCTATGATGTGTGTATGCATGTCATTTGTTTTCGCTCAAAAGAAAGGTGATAAAGTGGTAAAGGTAACGTCGTCGGAGATAAGATGGTGGGGTTACAAGGTTGTAAAGACTGTTCCTACATCACATTCTGGAACGGTGAAACTGAAAAGTGGAAAATTTACCTTCGATAAAACAGTCTTGGTAGACGGTGAATTCGTGATTGATATGAAATCGATCATGGCAGGAGATGTTTCAAGCCAGGATGAAGATATGGTGAAACTTACGAACGATCTTAAGAGCACAAACTTCTTCGAAGTGAAGAAATTCCCTCTTGCAAAATTCCATTTGACGAAAATTATTCCTTTAGCAAACAGCGAGTTCAACTCTACGGTTTACGGAGATATTACAATTAAAGGCGTGAGAAAGACCATTACCTTCCCTGCGAATGTGTATATCACTCAGTTTACGGTAGTGATCGAGTCTGCAAAATTCTCATTAAACAGAAGAGACTTCAAAGTATTCTATCAGTCTTCATTGAAGGATTATTTCATCAAAAACGAAATGGATATCCAGTTCAGAATTTCGACAGAAAAATTGGATAACGAAAACAGGACTCCGGTAAAGAAAAAATAA
- a CDS encoding YceI family protein: MKKIFLLAVLASGLAFGQSKKVVASDIHWWGYKVAKSEASSHDGTVKVKSGDLVMKGNQLVGGTVVLDMNSINSTDLTGEYQQKLNGHLKNGDFFEVEKFPTATFKITGVKKNNDKIYNSIVTGNLTVKGKTNVVSFPAKISYSKGVVSLVSNKFTIDRQKFDVAYKSTMQDVFVKDDIDMLVKVTAK; this comes from the coding sequence ATGAAAAAAATATTTTTATTAGCAGTTTTAGCTAGTGGTTTAGCTTTCGGTCAGTCAAAAAAAGTAGTAGCTTCTGATATCCACTGGTGGGGATACAAAGTAGCAAAGTCTGAGGCAAGTTCTCATGATGGTACTGTGAAAGTAAAGTCTGGTGACTTGGTAATGAAAGGAAACCAGTTAGTAGGAGGTACTGTAGTTTTGGATATGAATTCTATCAACTCTACGGATCTTACAGGTGAATATCAGCAAAAACTGAACGGTCACCTTAAAAACGGAGACTTCTTCGAGGTTGAAAAATTCCCTACAGCAACTTTCAAAATTACCGGTGTAAAGAAAAACAACGATAAAATCTACAATTCTATTGTTACAGGTAATCTTACGGTAAAAGGAAAAACCAATGTAGTTTCTTTCCCGGCTAAGATTTCTTACAGCAAAGGAGTGGTAAGTTTAGTATCAAACAAATTCACGATCGACAGACAAAAATTCGACGTGGCTTACAAGTCTACAATGCAGGATGTTTTTGTGAAAGATGATATCGATATGCTTGTAAAAGTGACTGCTAAATAA